The following nucleotide sequence is from Melioribacteraceae bacterium.
TAGTTGTAAATTCTTTTTCAAGAATTGAGCTATGTTTAAAATTATCTCGAAACAAATTACGATTCTAAAATATCGTTAACCCAAGTCATTGCAGCCATCATATTCGGCAGACCAATGGTTGGAAGCGCTAAAAGAACTGCATGTTTAATTTCTTCTTTTGTGCATCCGGCTTCAAGAGCTTTCCTGGTATGAGAATGAACGGCTCCTTCCATTCTAGCACCAACGGCGATAGCAAGTTTAATTAATGAACGGTTTTTATCGTTAATTGGTCCTGCTCCATGTACTTCTGCTCCTAATTTTTCGTATGCATCGACTACCTTTGGATAATCTTCTGTGAACTTCTTAAATGGTTTTGGTAATTCACTCATATTGACCTCTTTGTAATAAAGGAAATATCATTTTCGTAAAGTTAAAGTATTATAAAAGTATCTACAAGAAAATCACTATTAGCGATTAAATAATCGCAACTAACTTTGGGATTTTTTGTAAGTTTTACATTAAGATTTAAACATGTTATTGAATATAGGAGGTTTAATGAAATTATCGGTTATTGGTACCGGGTACGTTGGTTTGGTTTCTGCAACTTGTTTTGCCGAGATGGGAAATCATGTTATATGTGTAGATAATAATCAAGAAAAATTAGCAAAGATGAAAAGGGCGGTTGTCCCAATTTATGAACCGGGATTAGATACTTTATTCCATC
It contains:
- a CDS encoding carboxymuconolactone decarboxylase family protein, translated to MSELPKPFKKFTEDYPKVVDAYEKLGAEVHGAGPINDKNRSLIKLAIAVGARMEGAVHSHTRKALEAGCTKEEIKHAVLLALPTIGLPNMMAAMTWVNDILES